One segment of uncultured Desulfovibrio sp. DNA contains the following:
- a CDS encoding tyrosine recombinase XerC, translating to MKRRTAVPPSVAATGGEAGAELSAGAVRLLAAHAMWLELERGLAPATVRAYRTDLLEFARFLQSRGGDAGMPQTISRRDVQAFLAHLFHQGEAKTSMCRKLSACRSLLQYALRQHLVSANVAAQVHNPRQETYQPRLLNVDEAFALLDSRDETAPDTPRDSRDRALAELLYGSGLRVSEALALNVDDLHLQTGMVRVLGKGRRERLAPLSDSSIPALQEWLEDRTFFAAEEEKALFVGIRGKRLQRREAVRIVERLCQEAGLRHVISPHGLRHSFATHLLDGGADLRSVQELLGHRRLRTTQRYTQVSLDHLMRVYDRAHPKAGGGAAAGTGAGFPGEEDLDQGGKDER from the coding sequence ATGAAGCGGCGGACGGCCGTGCCGCCTTCTGTGGCGGCCACAGGGGGAGAGGCTGGGGCGGAGCTTTCGGCGGGGGCGGTTCGCCTGCTTGCGGCGCATGCCATGTGGCTTGAACTGGAAAGGGGCCTGGCTCCGGCCACGGTGCGGGCCTACCGGACGGACCTGCTGGAATTTGCCCGCTTTCTGCAGTCCAGGGGCGGTGATGCGGGGATGCCGCAGACCATCTCCCGGCGGGATGTGCAGGCCTTTCTGGCACACCTTTTTCATCAGGGCGAGGCCAAGACCTCCATGTGCCGCAAGCTCTCGGCCTGTCGCAGTCTGTTGCAGTATGCCCTGCGCCAGCATCTGGTTTCTGCCAATGTGGCTGCCCAGGTGCACAACCCCCGCCAGGAAACCTATCAGCCCCGCCTGCTCAATGTGGACGAGGCCTTTGCCCTGCTGGACAGCCGTGACGAGACCGCGCCGGACACGCCGCGCGACAGCCGGGACAGGGCACTGGCGGAACTGCTGTATGGTTCCGGCCTGCGCGTGTCCGAGGCGCTGGCCTTGAATGTGGATGACCTGCATCTGCAGACAGGCATGGTGCGTGTGCTGGGCAAGGGCCGGCGGGAACGCCTGGCGCCCCTTTCCGACAGCAGCATTCCCGCCTTGCAGGAATGGCTGGAAGACCGCACCTTCTTTGCGGCAGAGGAGGAAAAGGCGCTTTTTGTGGGCATACGCGGCAAGCGTTTGCAGCGGCGGGAGGCCGTGCGCATTGTGGAGCGTCTCTGCCAGGAGGCCGGCCTGCGGCATGTCATTTCTCCGCATGGTCTGCGCCATTCCTTTGCCACGCATCTGCTGGACGGCGGGGCTGACCTGCGCAGCGTGCAGGAGCTTCTGGGGCATCGTCGTCTCAGGACCACCCAGCGCTATACGCAGGTGAGCCTGGACCATCTCATGCGGGTGTATGATCGGGCGCATCCCAAGGCCGGCGGGGGCGCCGCTGCCGGCACAGGGGCCGGATTCCCCGGCGAAGAGGATCTGGACCAGGGCGGAAAGGACGAGCGCTGA
- the dprA gene encoding DNA-processing protein DprA: protein MTLASSPSGCPRWQELDETGRREFWASLALRHCRGLGPRTRARLLRRHHSAYAAYGALLDAARQASEGRQAMARELASGGWREAALEEWNAAQRLDARLLLWTDPLYPALLRELPDAPVFLYCRGDTSLLASPCLGVVGSRQASSQALRVAGHMARFLASCGLAIVSGMACGVDAAAHAAALPEVGRSIGVLGTGIDQVYPRSNAGLFARMEREGLLLSEFAPGSRALPEHFPIRNRIISGLSLGIVVVEAASRSGSLITARNALEQNREVYAVPGPALERRCCGVQELIRQGARPVFSAEDILRDLADRLQAYGISRTLLDSRSASERRCLAEEETAPLTAPPQQNAPQEQDAADSGTFSDERASSSPQADCPEARLLLAAGVEDQLMLLLREQGPLHVDELARLAGQDSAALAVTLLGLEMAGRVRRLPGAHYEVQS from the coding sequence TTGACGCTCGCCTCTTCCCCCTCAGGCTGCCCGCGGTGGCAGGAGCTTGACGAGACAGGCCGCAGGGAATTCTGGGCCAGTCTTGCCTTGCGTCATTGCCGGGGCCTGGGGCCACGGACCCGGGCACGCCTGCTGCGCCGTCACCACAGTGCCTATGCCGCCTATGGCGCGCTGCTGGATGCGGCGCGTCAGGCATCGGAAGGCCGGCAGGCCATGGCTCGGGAACTGGCCTCGGGCGGGTGGCGGGAGGCTGCCCTGGAAGAGTGGAATGCGGCACAGCGCCTGGATGCCCGCCTGCTGCTGTGGACAGACCCGCTGTATCCTGCCCTGCTCCGAGAGCTGCCCGATGCTCCCGTGTTTCTGTATTGCCGGGGTGATACAAGCCTGCTGGCATCGCCCTGCCTCGGGGTGGTGGGGTCACGGCAGGCATCTTCCCAGGCTCTGCGGGTTGCCGGGCACATGGCCCGTTTTCTGGCGTCCTGCGGGCTGGCCATTGTTTCCGGCATGGCCTGCGGGGTGGATGCCGCAGCCCATGCCGCAGCGCTGCCCGAGGTGGGCCGGAGCATCGGCGTGCTGGGGACGGGCATTGATCAGGTCTATCCCAGGAGCAATGCCGGTCTTTTTGCACGCATGGAGCGGGAAGGGCTGCTGCTGTCGGAATTTGCGCCGGGCAGCAGGGCGCTGCCCGAACATTTTCCCATACGCAACCGCATCATCAGCGGGCTTTCTCTGGGGATTGTGGTGGTGGAGGCCGCCAGCCGCTCCGGCAGTCTGATTACGGCCCGCAATGCTCTGGAGCAGAACAGGGAGGTCTATGCCGTGCCGGGGCCTGCCCTGGAAAGGCGCTGCTGCGGCGTACAGGAACTTATCCGGCAGGGTGCTCGTCCGGTTTTCAGCGCCGAGGATATTCTGCGTGATCTGGCAGACCGCCTTCAGGCGTACGGCATCAGCCGAACACTGCTGGACAGCCGTTCAGCCAGCGAGCGCCGCTGCCTTGCTGAGGAAGAAACAGCCCCGCTGACGGCGCCTCCGCAGCAGAACGCGCCGCAGGAGCAGGACGCGGCTGACTCCGGCACGTTTTCTGACGAAAGGGCGTCGTCATCTCCGCAGGCAGACTGCCCGGAAGCCCGTCTTCTGCTGGCGGCAGGGGTAGAGGACCAGCTGATGCTGCTTTTGCGGGAGCAGGGACCGTTGCATGTGGATGAGCTGGCCAGACTGGCCGGGCAGGACAGTGCCGCCCTGGCTGTGACACTGCTGGGGCTGGAGATGGCGGGCAGGGTGCGCCGTCTGCCCGGAGCACACTATGAGGTGCAATCATGA
- the ybgF gene encoding tol-pal system protein YbgF: MICVVLTGGCGHQAMQAEMQQAELRIAQLEKKTDELDRRLTILSESPYEVRTRAGDRKTGLVAIPGYLPSPAELRHPGGGDNASAVQRGLPSGAVRPAGRAVPARDRAVSVPSRPHSGGVTPAAVHPFAGKSTPSPSPRSLAQPPLPGTPASRAGDAQAPFPDLAGLKTLDDGLSPSREDTTGQLLAATAAAPSSRTEKQEYEAALALVLRGCNAEAIAAFRQFLQQYPGGRFAPNAEYWTGEALYSQGRYAEALEHFLTVSSRYPRHHKSADAMLKAGMTLNRLGNRPGARRQYAQVLARFPASEAAGTIRARRLGR, encoded by the coding sequence ATGATATGCGTGGTTCTGACGGGCGGCTGCGGCCATCAGGCCATGCAGGCGGAGATGCAGCAGGCCGAACTGCGCATCGCGCAGCTGGAAAAGAAGACGGACGAGCTGGATCGCCGCCTGACCATCTTGAGCGAGTCTCCCTATGAAGTGCGCACGCGTGCCGGCGACCGCAAGACCGGTCTGGTGGCCATCCCGGGCTATCTGCCTTCTCCGGCGGAGCTGCGGCATCCCGGTGGCGGCGACAATGCCTCTGCCGTGCAGAGGGGGCTTCCTTCCGGTGCGGTGCGTCCTGCGGGGCGAGCCGTTCCGGCCAGGGACAGGGCGGTATCCGTCCCTTCCCGTCCGCATTCAGGGGGCGTGACGCCGGCCGCTGTGCACCCGTTCGCAGGGAAGTCCACGCCGTCCCCTTCCCCGCGGTCTCTGGCGCAGCCGCCTTTGCCGGGAACGCCGGCCTCCCGGGCCGGGGATGCCCAGGCGCCCTTTCCAGACTTGGCGGGTCTGAAGACGCTGGATGACGGCCTGTCGCCGTCTCGTGAGGACACCACCGGGCAGCTTCTTGCGGCGACGGCCGCGGCGCCGTCTTCCCGGACAGAAAAGCAAGAGTACGAGGCGGCTCTGGCGCTGGTTCTGCGCGGGTGCAATGCGGAGGCCATTGCGGCGTTCCGGCAGTTTCTGCAACAGTATCCCGGGGGCAGGTTTGCGCCCAATGCCGAATACTGGACAGGCGAGGCACTGTATTCCCAGGGACGCTATGCGGAGGCGCTGGAACATTTTCTGACAGTGAGCAGCCGTTACCCCCGGCATCACAAGAGCGCCGATGCCATGCTCAAGGCCGGCATGACCCTGAACCGTCTGGGAAACCGGCCTGGCGCCCGCCGGCAGTATGCGCAGGTTCTGGCCCGATTCCCCGCTTCGGAAGCTGCGGGAACCATCCGTGCCCGAAGGCTTGGCCGCTGA